The genomic region CTTTGCCTTCGACCTTGCTGCCAAGCATCTTCAATCCAAGAGGGCCACCTGTAATCTGGTGTGACTTCAGATCAAGGGAAAGATCCAGATCCTTTTTATCCAATCCGGAGAAGCCAGATCCTTGTAAGGTCAGCTTTTTCGGTATGGAGAAGTACATGCTTTCGAAGTAAATGGAGCGTTCATCCCCACCTGTCGAGGTATCCGTTCTCCACGCGCGACCTTGTTCGTCGACCAGTTGAAGATCGCTCAGGCCAAATACCTTCTTGGTATTCTTTGGATCAAAATTCACATCAAGTACAAGACGGGTTGGATACAGAGTAGCCTCTTTCACATCAATACGCTGCCCATCCACCGTTAACGTCTGATTCACAGGAATGACTTTTTTCATGCCTTTGGTAAGATTTTTGTCTACCGGGAACGTCACTTTCCACTTTTCAGAACCTGCTGTATCTCTTGGCTTAAACACAACACTCAGCTCTTCGGGCGGAGAGGCTCCATCCGAGAAGATCACATCAATCATATTCTCATATACATTCTCGTCTGAAGTAGATTTAGGTGAGGAATAACCAAATGCAACAGGAAGATCTTTACCGTTCTCATCCAGCAAATCAATGTCATAGTTGAATTTCTCTGGATCTTTCATGCCTTTCATCGTGTAAAAAATAACCATACGTGACTCGTCTGTGATAATGCCTTCAACGGTCACGGAAGCACCATCATGCTCGTCGGTTACCCCGACCTTCTGTAAGAGGGACTTATCGATCGCCATCATTAATCCTTTGTCCTGGCGAATCATGCTCACAATGCCTTCCATGCCAGGCAATTGCTCCACGAAGGACGCAAAAGCGGGAGAGACACGGATACATCCCGTAAACAGCAGGATGAGGGCAGCTGCTGAGATGGAGCTCATATACCAACGCAGCCGGGACTTTCGCTTACGAGCCGCCTGGCGGATTCCGGACTGCACAGCCTGATAGGTGGCATCGGGCACAGGCATGGTTTCGTACTCCGTCTTGCGAGCATTCAGACGTTCTTCCAATGCGTCGAATGATTTTTGTTCATCCGTCATGAGGATGCATCTCCTTTCGTTTCAAGTTGATCACGGAGCTGTCCGAGTGCCCGATGTAATCGGGATTTTACGGTTCCGGTCGGGATTTCGAGAATATCGGCGACTTCTGTTAAGGAGAAACCTTCGAAATAACTCAGGATAATAATCTGTTTGCAATCCCGATCAAGGGTGGATACAGCGGCCGCAAGATCGGGATCCGCAGGACGATCCCAGCTGCTGGATTCATGGATCTCGGTGACGGGACTGAACCGACTTTTGCGTTTGCGTTCGTCCGCGCAGTAGTTGAGCAGTATGCGGATGAGCCACGTACCGAAGTAGGAGGGTTCTTTTAATTTTTTGAGTTTGCGGAACGCCCTGAAGGTGGATTCCTGAATTGCTTCCAGCGCATCACCTTCGTTGTGCAGATACGCATAGGCGATACGGTACAGTTGGCTCTGATGCAATTCCATTAAGGCTGCAAAAGCCTCGGCATCCCCTTTTTGTGCGGCGATGGTGAGCTGAGTAGGGGTCACATGGCTCCTCCTTTCATGGATATGTTGAGTATTAGACCGTGTAAGGCATGAAACGGTTCTTATTTTCTGAGAAAAATATGTATGTACCTGATTTCTGATTTCTATAGAAGTTGAACTATATTTACACGAGAACGTAGAGGACTGAAATAACCTGAAGAAGCGGAGCGTTCGCCTTTATCGCCAGATTTTCACCTTTGTAAAAGTGAATAAAAAAAATCTGGGGATAACAGCGATCGGAAGGTTGTTCTGTCATCGAAGTGGCAAGTGTAAATATTCTTTAGCTCAACTTATATAGCCTTCCGATAGAGGTAGTAATCGAACAAGAAATAACCGTCAGACCTTCTTTTTGTACTCCAAAAAGAGTCCTGACGGTTACTCACGGTATTGCTCACGTTATCTAATCATTGTTGCTACTGCGCTGCAACGGCAGCACGCAGGCACGAAGCTGTAAATGTGTTGCCACGTTCAAGTGCAATGTCCAATGCGGTTTGGCCTGATGAGTTCAATGCACTCGGATCGGCACCATGTTGGAGTAACATCTCGATGAGTTCAGTCTGATCCGTATGAAATGCCGCCGAGTGCAGCGCATGTTGTCCATCACTATCCAGAATACTCGTGGATGCCCCGTGTTCGAGCAAAAGGTGAATAACTTCTGGCGAACGTTCTCCCGCAAGTGCGGCATGCAGTGCAGTATTGGATGGAATAAAGGAAATTTTGGAATGAGAAATGGCGTTAACATCGGCACTGTGCTCCAGAAGAACACGAACTGCTCCTGCTTGTCCATAATGAGAGGCATATCCCAGTGGCGTGAGGCCATCTTGATTTTCAGTATTGGCGAGTTCCGGGTCAGCATCAAGCAGTGATTTCAGTTTCTCAACATGGCCGTCCTGTACCGCCTGGAATAGATCATTCATCTGTTCTGCATGAATCATAGCGAATACCTCCATCCGATGGAATATTAGAATTATAGGGATTCATTATATAGCTTCTTTGCAGCCTCCAGCCCAGGTACGGCAAAGCAGGCGAGTGGAGAGGGTAGATCGTTCAATGGGAACCAGCCGATCTCACCAATGGCGCCGCCTTCTTCCAGATTACGAGCATGACCGCCAATCACCTTGGTGGAATAGAGAACAGATATCCAATGTTCCTTCTGCTCTGGCTGGATCGTCTCCGCCGTGCAGAGCAGGCTGTCGATGGCGATATCCAGATTCACTTCCTCCTTGATTTCACGGATAACAGCAGTTTCCAGTGATTCATAGGGATCGACTTTCCCGCCTGGAATACTCCATGTGTGCTGTTCGGGCTGGCGGTTCCGCCAGGCGAGAAGCACTTCGCCCCGTTCATTCAGGATGACCGCACCTACACCGATGCGAGGCGTAATTTCAGATTCACCTTTTGGACCTAAGCGTAACTCCGAGATGGATAGCGCAGCTTGTTCGGTCGCATGACGCTGCGAGAAGCCACCCGCTGTCATTTCCCCAGATTCAGAAGTACGAGTGGACTGGAATGACAATGGCAGCTGAGATTGTACCGACCATTCTTCCGCAAGAATACTCATCGAGATCAGGTCATAGTGCATGCCATCCCGCAAAACTGCAGAACGCTGGCGACCCTCTTCCCGAAATCCGGCTTTTAGGTACGCACGTCTAGCGGCTTCATTGTATTCAATGACTTCCAGCGAAATCCGGTTCAGGTTCAATTCGTGGAAGCCATACCGAAGAATCAGAGCCAGGGCGTCGCTGCCGTATCCTTTACCCCGATCATTTTCTTCGCCGATACCAATAGCCAGACGAGCAGACCGATTGTTCCATTCGATCCGATAGAGCGCGGTGAAGCCAATGAATCGATTCCCATCCAGTGTACGTAAAGCAAATTCAAAACCGTTGTCTCGGCGGACAGACGAAGAACCCGTTTCATCCGGCGTTAACGGAATAGCGATATCAGTATCCATGTTGCGCAAATATTCATAATCGTCTGTGAAGCGGGAGAGACGCATGCAATCTTCCGGGCATGGAGCCGCGAGCCTCACTTTGGAACCTTGAAAACCATTTAAATGACGTGGAGCCATGTTGCACCTCTTTTGTTCGATATGAAATCAATCGTTTCTCCCCATTATACTACGAACAGGAGCGGATACCGAAAAATGGTACCAAACGAGCTACACCCAGGGGGAAAGACCATAAAAAAAAGCAGCCATCGCGGGCTGCTGTACATTCATTATTTCAAATCATTCAGTAAATTTTTCATTTTTTTGTAGTGTCCACTGACCCGATCAACCATGTAGTTATACATGAGCTGATTCTCCGAAAGATTCGCCATTTCCTTGTCAATATCAACGTTATTGTTGTTATTGTTCATGGCTGTTTCGTTGTTCTCGACAATTCGGTACTGTACGATGGAAGAATGGGGATCACTGATAGGAAAGTGTTTGTCATGAGTCCGTTTCATGGCGAGCTGATCTGTTTTGCCATTTTCAACGATACGTCTAAGCTCTTCCTGAAACTCTACCGTTTTCTTTTTGTAGTTAGGCGTGTCTGCATTAGCAATGTTATTGGTGATGGCATTGTGTTGTGCAGTCAGTGCTTGTAACAGTGATTCATTACGTCTTGTCGTATTCGTTTCGATCACGGGCTCAGTCTCCTTCACTGTAGATTGATACAGTTACTTCTATAATAAGAAATAAAGTTGCACACTGTCAACATAACAAAGAAAAAGACAAGCCCATGCCGGAGGTCCCCTGAATAAAAGAACCCTGCCTTCATGATAACTTGTCTTAGACTTTGCCCTCATGGATCAGCCAATGAACAGCTGCTTAAGAGGGACGATTGATGTTTTTGCCGTAATAGATCTCATCCATCTCCAGCTTCAGCCACTCGGTAATCTCCTGTTGTTCCTTCTTGCTCAGCTTATCCTTGGTGTACCCAAACAGATAATTGTCGAGATCGAATTCCCTCAGTTTACACTTGGTATGAAAAATGTTCTCCTGATAGACGTTCACGTCAATCATATCGAAGCTGCTCTTGATCTCGTCCGGAATATAATTCTGAATCGAGCCAATCTCATGGTCAATGAACAACTTGCGTCCGCTCGTATCCCGCGTGAAACCACGTACTCGGTAATCCATCGTCATAATGTCCGTATCGAAGGAGTGGATCAGATAATTCAGCGCCTTGAGCGGTGAGATCTCACCGCAGGTGGAGACATCGATGTCCGCACGGAAGGTACTGATGCCTTCACTGGGGTGGAACTCAGGATAGGTGTGTACGGTGATATG from Paenibacillus sp. FSL R5-0341 harbors:
- a CDS encoding DUF4179 domain-containing protein, with amino-acid sequence MTDEQKSFDALEERLNARKTEYETMPVPDATYQAVQSGIRQAARKRKSRLRWYMSSISAAALILLFTGCIRVSPAFASFVEQLPGMEGIVSMIRQDKGLMMAIDKSLLQKVGVTDEHDGASVTVEGIITDESRMVIFYTMKGMKDPEKFNYDIDLLDENGKDLPVAFGYSSPKSTSDENVYENMIDVIFSDGASPPEELSVVFKPRDTAGSEKWKVTFPVDKNLTKGMKKVIPVNQTLTVDGQRIDVKEATLYPTRLVLDVNFDPKNTKKVFGLSDLQLVDEQGRAWRTDTSTGGDERSIYFESMYFSIPKKLTLQGSGFSGLDKKDLDLSLDLKSHQITGGPLGLKMLGSKVEGKDLIIDFSVAGSMDGGFVLSFGNVTDSAGKSYEVPGSSWSSGEGTDDSHTIVSSTVENGAKMQGKIQMHISTYPMKIKSPFSLEIPVNP
- a CDS encoding sigma-70 family RNA polymerase sigma factor — its product is MTPTQLTIAAQKGDAEAFAALMELHQSQLYRIAYAYLHNEGDALEAIQESTFRAFRKLKKLKEPSYFGTWLIRILLNYCADERKRKSRFSPVTEIHESSSWDRPADPDLAAAVSTLDRDCKQIIILSYFEGFSLTEVADILEIPTGTVKSRLHRALGQLRDQLETKGDASS
- a CDS encoding ankyrin repeat domain-containing protein, with amino-acid sequence MIHAEQMNDLFQAVQDGHVEKLKSLLDADPELANTENQDGLTPLGYASHYGQAGAVRVLLEHSADVNAISHSKISFIPSNTALHAALAGERSPEVIHLLLEHGASTSILDSDGQHALHSAAFHTDQTELIEMLLQHGADPSALNSSGQTALDIALERGNTFTASCLRAAVAAQ
- a CDS encoding NUDIX domain-containing protein, encoding MGVGAVILNERGEVLLAWRNRQPEQHTWSIPGGKVDPYESLETAVIREIKEEVNLDIAIDSLLCTAETIQPEQKEHWISVLYSTKVIGGHARNLEEGGAIGEIGWFPLNDLPSPLACFAVPGLEAAKKLYNESL
- the flgB gene encoding flagellar basal body rod protein FlgB, yielding MIETNTTRRNESLLQALTAQHNAITNNIANADTPNYKKKTVEFQEELRRIVENGKTDQLAMKRTHDKHFPISDPHSSIVQYRIVENNETAMNNNNNNVDIDKEMANLSENQLMYNYMVDRVSGHYKKMKNLLNDLK
- the speD gene encoding adenosylmethionine decarboxylase, encoding MTITPEQRIQLHGFNNLTKSLSFNMYDICYTKTKDEREAYIEYIDEQYNAARLSKILNNVSDIIGAHVLNVAQQDYVPQGASVTMLVSEGPIVEIPEESLDESPGPLPDNVVMQLDKSHITVHTYPEFHPSEGISTFRADIDVSTCGEISPLKALNYLIHSFDTDIMTMDYRVRGFTRDTSGRKLFIDHEIGSIQNYIPDEIKSSFDMIDVNVYQENIFHTKCKLREFDLDNYLFGYTKDKLSKKEQQEITEWLKLEMDEIYYGKNINRPS